The proteins below come from a single Metarhizium brunneum chromosome 1, complete sequence genomic window:
- the sebA gene encoding C2H2 finger domain transcription factor — protein MDSNMMPQTAQQNAVFSKANFAQQKLGQYQVVAPASPVCSRPGSSCSQPPTLFSNGPAVLTPTGSPPPNGFRPAVMLESEFGDSSYFPSTPPLSTSGSAVGSPKNYEVLQTPLNPMFSGLDGFVDVKSGYESTESSILDWASCDSPPMTPVFIHSQPSRVPSLSSTTSDLSNISCPSLSPSPAPYARSVSSENDVDFCCDPRNLTFPATSNSSLAPEFTLDCLGEEEDSPSEQSALDTVLSQTAFDFSPAIASGLPAFEELSDFESEDDLSNLVKPGEGSRPRACTGSSVVSLGHGSFITDEDFSFDENDTFQFPSPSPPSSVEAVDDGHKDKRQKKTDTKDSQSVEPVMDTAAADNQTAEVEEQSEQASPEPSESHSSAEADTPSAPMPAPTNRRGRKQSLTEDPSKTFVCDLCNRRFRRQEHLKRHYRSLHTQEKPFECNECGKKFSRSDNLAQHARTHASGGAIVMNIIDNADPSAYEAGMVAPPPVDDYANYGKVLFQIAADVPGSASELSSEEASDNGKKKRKRSE, from the exons ATGGACTCAAACATGATGCCACAAACAGCTCAACAAAATGCCGTCTTCAGCAAGGCCAACTTTGCCCAGCAAAAGCTGGGCCAGTACCAAGTCGTGGCTCCCGCATCTCCCGTCTGCTCCAGACCCGGTTCATCTTGCTCACAGCCGCCAACTCTCTTCAGCAACGGCCCGGCAGTCTTGACTCCCACGGGATCGCCTCCACCGAACGGCTTCAGGCCCGCCGTCATGTTGGAATCGGAATTTGGGGATAGCTCATACTTTCCCTCCACACCGCCACTGTCCACTTCTGGCAGTGCAGTTGGCAGCCCCAAGAACTATGAAGTGCTGCAGACCCCATTGAACCCCATGTTCTCGGGTTTGGATGGTTTTGTTGATGTAAAATCTGGATACGAATCAACAGAGAGCTCAATCCTAGATTGGGCCAGCTGCGACTCACCCCCCATGACGCCTG TTTTCATTCACTCCCAGCCGTCCAGGGTTCCCTCGCTTAGCAGCACCACAAGCGACCTGTCAAACATTTCTTGCCCATCTCTGTCGCCATCACCTGCACCGTACGCCAGATCTGTTTCTTCTGAGAACGACGTCGACTTCTGCTGCGATCCTCGCAACCTGACCTTTCCTGCCACTTCCAACTCAAGTCTTGCGCCAGAATTCACCCTCGATTGTCTTGGTGAGGAAGAGGATAGTCCCTCAGAGCAGAGTGCCCTTGACACCGTCCTATCCCAGACGGCGTTTGACTTTAGTCCTGCTATTGCTAGTGGCTTGCCGGCGTTTGAGGAACTCTCCGATTTCGAATCTGAGGACGATCTGTCCAACTTGGTCAAGCCAGGTGAAGGATCCCGGCCCCGTGCGTGCACCGGGTCATCTGTTGTTTCCTTGGGACACGGTAGCTTTATTACCGACGAGGATTTTAGCTTCGACGAGAACGATACGTTCCAGTTCCCGTCACCCAGCCCTCCCTCAAGCGTCGAAGctgtcgacgacggccacaaGGATAAGCGCCAGAAGAAGACCGACACGAAGGATAGCCAAAGTGTAGAGCCTGTCATGGACACTGCGGCGGCGGATAACCAGACTGCCGAGGTTGAGGAGCAGTCTGAACAGGCTTCGCCAGAGCCTTCTGAGTCGCACTCTTCCGCCGAAGCCGACACACCATCTGCTCCTATGCCAGCTCCTACCAACCGACGGGGTCGCAAGCAGTCACTGACGGAGGATCCTTCTAAGACGTTCGTTTGTGACTTGTGCAACCGAAGATTCCGTCGTCAAGAACACTTGAAGCGTCACTATCGATCCCTGCACACCCAGGAGAAGCCTTTTGAATGCAACGAGTGTGGCAAGAAGTTCTCTCGAAGCGACAACCTCGCCCAGCATGCCCGCACTCACGCCAGTGGAGGTGCAATTGTCATGAACATTATTGATAACGCTGACCCCTCTGCGTATGAGGCTGGCATGGTCGCTCCCCCTCCTGTAGACGACTATGCCAACTATGGCAAGGTTCTCTTCCAAATCGCGGCCGATGTTCCTGGGAGTGCAAGTGAGCTATCATCTGAAGAGGCTAGTGACaatggcaagaagaagcgaaAGCGTTCTGAATAA
- the MIC26 gene encoding MICOS subunit — translation MAARVLMQRRSLAPLATIALGGLAFAPATVLAEGPVDKKKPIYDDLDAPSANDAPAPAAPIKALQFSKPPAEEEPKKEKKPRGPSPTDRLAVHIGKARMALYRFAVCTENKVNETMDSAFNLEQSFTNTIASLAPSRESGEKLMPGTIYVLVAAMAGSILTRNRNILLRSTVPLAFGVGAGWTVLPVTMRNISDLSWKYEQRFPAVAETHVNIREGLRRGISFAKVHSQVGVQYVDDKVTDAREAVEGWVKQGK, via the exons ATGGCTGCAAGAGTGCTGATGCAACGG CGCTCCCTAGCGCCGTTGGCCACAATCGCGCTCGGTGGATTGGCTTTCGCCCCTGCGACTGTCCTGGCCGAAGGACCTGTGGACAAG AAGAAACCAATCtacgacgacctcgacgccccGTCCGCAAATGACGCACCCGCCCCAGCCGCCCCCATCAAGGCTCTCCAATTCTCAAAGCCTCCCGCCGAAGAAGAgcccaagaaggaaaagaagccaCGAGGCCCCTCGCCGACGGACCGCCTCGCCGTCCACATCGGCAAAGCCCGCATGGCCCTGTATCGCTTCGCCGTCTGCACCGAAAACAAGGTCAACGAGACCATGGACTCTGCCTTCAACCTCGAGCAGTCCTTCACCAACACGATTGCCTCGCTCGCACCCTCCCGCGAGTCCGGCGAGAAGCTCATGCCCGGCACCATCTACGTGCTGGTcgcagccatggccggcaGCATCCTCACGCGCAACCGCAACATCTTGCTGAGGAGCACCGTGCCGCTGgcgtttggtgttggcgccGGATGGACAGTCTTGCCCGTGACCATGAGGAATATCTCTGATTTGTCGTGGAAGTATGAGCAACGATTCCCGGCTGTCGCGGAGACGCATGTCAATATTCGTGAGGGTCTTAGGAGGGGCATTAGCTTTGCAAAAGTACATAGTCAGGTCGGTGTACAGTATGTGGATGACAAGGTCACGGACGCCAGGGAAGCAGTAGAGGGCTGGGTGAAGCAAGGAAAATAG
- the hcs1_0 gene encoding DNA polymerase alpha-associated DNA helicase A, giving the protein MPSKDAVDVPSFASTQLALLDRELKSEVDETSQLISNHSPAGLQRAGLAITNLVVSSQRTGLGGKTVLELGPDSATSATGELPEHGVRTGDIVLVAEQPAGSAKKREVRELERKGSRGVVTKVQRGFVNVALDDGKDEVSFPGRVWLVKLADEVTYRRMNQTMEKLQGLVEAEYSSFMRVLFGLSSPSPLPQDLSRDPQAGDIEWTDPTLNDSQKDAIRFALASREIALIHGPPGTGKTHTLIELILQMVKRKQRVLVCGPSNISVDNIVERLSPHKLPILRLGHPARLLPSVLHHSLDVLTNTSEAGAIVKDVRAEMDAKQASIKKTKSGKERREIYSDLKELRKEYRERERKCVSNLISGSKVVLATLHGSGGFQLRNEEFDVVVIDEASQALEAQCWVPLLSARKAVCAGDHLQLPPTIKSLNSKANPRPKDERLPIIKGMTLETTLFDRLLALHGPSIKRMLTTQYRMHEEIMRFPSEELYGSKLVAADAVKARLLKDLEYGVQDNEDTSAPLIFIDTQGGDFPERSEEDDKDNPKKGRGSLHSESKSNEMEAALVLQHAGQLVGAGVRPEDIAIVTPYNAQLGVLAPLKEKFPGIELGSVDGFQGREKEAVIVSLVRSNPDGEVGFLGEKRRLNVAMTRPRRSLTVIGDSETVKRGSNFLKKWMEFLEDNADLRYPDISSIVN; this is encoded by the exons ATGCCGTCCAaagatgccgtcgacgtccCATCCTTTGCAAGCACCCAGCTCGCCCTCCTCGACAGGGAGCTCAAGAGCGAAGTCGACGAGACCAGCCAGCTCATCTCGAACCACAGCCCTGCCGGCCTACAGCGCGCAGGGCTGGCCATCACCAATCTGGTGGTTTCTTCCCAGCGGACAGGCTTGGGGGGCAAGACTGTTCTCGAGCTGGGCCCTGACAGTGCTACATCCGCCACGGGAGAGCTGCCTGAACATGGCGTCCGGACAGGCGACATAGTCCTGGTGGCCGAGCAGCCCGCCGGCAGTGCTAAGAAGAGAGAAGTCAGGGAACTGGAGAGGAAGGGCTCGAGGGGGGTTGTCACCAAGGTGCAGAGGGGATTCGTCAATGTGGCTCTGGATGATGGCAAGGACGAGGTGTCGTTTCCAGGGAGGGTGTGGCTGGTCAAGTTGGCGGATGAGGTGACGTACAGACG TATGAACCAGACCATGGAAAAGCTGCAGGGCCTGGTCGAGGCCGAGTATTCGAGCTTTATGAGAGTCCTGTTTGGTCTTTCTAGCCCGTCGCCTCTCCCCCAAGATTTGTCGAGGGATCCTCAGGCTGGCGATATTGAATGGACTGATCCTACCTTGAACGACTCACAAAAGGATGCGATTCGATTTGCACTGGCTTCGAGGGAGATTGCTCTAATCCATGGTCCACCAGGA ACTGGCAAGACGCACACCCTCATAGAGCTCATTCTGCAAATGGTCAAACGAAAGCAGAGAGTCCTCGTATGCGGCCCATCCAACATTTCCGTCGACAACATCGTGGAGCGCCTTTCGCCCCATAAGCTCCCCATTCTCCGACTAGGCCACCCGGCGCGTCTGCTCCCTTCTGTCCTTCACCACTCTTTAGACGTCCTCACCAATACATCGGAAGCAGGGGCCATTGTTAAAGATGTCAGGGCGGAAATGGACGCCAAACAGGCATCCATCAAAAAGACGAAAAGCGGCAAGGAACGACGAGAAATCTACTCTGATCTCAAAGAACTACGAAAAGAGTACCGTGAGCGGGAGCGCAAATGTGTGAGCAACCTCATCAGCGGCAGCAAAGTTGTTCTAGCCACACTACATGGTTCCGGAGGCTTTCAACTACGCAATGAGGAATTTGACGTCGTCGTTATTGACGAAGCCAGTCAGGCGCTGGAGGCGCAATGCTGGGTACCACTGCTGTCTGCAAGGAAAGCTGTCTGCGCGGGGGATCATTTACAACTACCCCCAACGATAAAGTCGCTCAATTCAAAGGCAAACCCGAGGCCCAAAGACGAAAGGCTCCCGATTATCAAGGGCATGACTCTTGAGACGACGCTTTTTGATAGATTGCTGGCGCTGCATGGCCCAAGCATCAAGAGGATGCTTACAACACAGTATCGAATGCATGAAGAGATTATGCGGTTCCCTTCAGAGGAGCTCTATGGGTCGAAGCTTGTTGCAGcagatgccgtcaaggccaggCTACTGAAAGATTTAGAATACGGAGTCCAAGATAACGAAGACACAAGCGCGCCGCTTATTTTTATCGACACCCAAGGGGGTGATTTTCCAGAAAGGAgtgaggaagacgacaaggacaaTCCCAAGAAAGGGAGGGGAAGCTTGCATAGTGAGAGCAAGAGCAACGAGATGGAAGCAGCATTGGTACTGCAGCATGCGGGACAGTTGGTTGGCGCAGGCGTTCGTCCGGAGGATATTGCTATCGTGACCCCATATAATGCCCAG CTGGGCGTGCTAGCGCCCTTGAAAGAAAAGTTCCCAGGCATAGAGCTAGGCAGTGTGGATGGGTTCCAAGGCCGCGAGAAGGAGGCGGTCATCGTCAGCCTCGTGCGGAGCAACCCCGACGGTGAAGTAGGGTTTCTCGGTGAAAAGAGAAGATTAAACG TGGCCATGACTCGTCCGAGGCGATCGCTCACTGTAATTGGAGACTCGGAGACCGTAAAGAG GGGGAGCAACTTTCTCAAAAAATGGATGGAATTCCTCGAAGATAACGCCGACCTCCGGTATCCTGACATATCCTCCATTGTCAACTAA
- the dus2 gene encoding tRNA-dihydrouridine(20) synthase: MDRGCFTLARFGDATSPKPLVLSGHTRHVDLPPWGMVLTLLRRMMAAEVKKVPIPRRGVDYRGKIVLAPMVRSGELPSRLLALHYGADLVWGPETIDRAMIGTTRRFNQDTRTIEWTRMSSQGHKEPPPDAKESIIYRVFPEKEANKLIFQIGTADPDRAVQAARLVAADVAGIDVNAGCPKPFSTSGGMGAALLRTPDKLVAILEALVKNITPEFDIGISVKIRILETPADTEALVRRLVATGITGLTVHCRTTPMRPRERAIRDQLRMVVNICHEAGIACIMNGDVENRDQGIKLAEEYGADGAMIAVAAEKNPSCFRSEADGGLLGWEPVVEQYIKYAMEISNRFSNTKYLLAQMIPGKAKPYKTVQQSKSYTEVCNALGLEHLLEKAQDCDVQRGLDKPKEKLTKKARKNASALAAGGQMVEARAQSHHRKTLSERNVGSKAAPEPAPVATAV; encoded by the exons ATGGATCGTGGATGCTTCACTTTGGCCCGTTTTGGCGATGCGACAAGTCCAAAACCTCTTGTCCTCTCCGGCCACACTAGACATGTAGATTTGCCTCCTTGGGGCATGGTTCTTACGCTTCTGAGGAGAATGATGGCTGCTGAAGTCAAGAAAGTCCCCATTCCCCGCCGGGGAGTTGATTATCGAGGGAAGATTGTCCTTGCGCCGATGGTGCGCTCGGGCGAATTACCATCGAGGCTGCTGGCGCTTCACTATGGAGCGGATCTCGTCTGGG GCCCGGAAACCATTGATCGCGCCATGATTGGGACGACTCGACGATTCAACCAAGACACAAGGACTATCGAATGGACCCGAATGTCCTCCCAGGGCCACAAGGAACCACCACCAGATGCCAAGGAAAGCATAATTTACAGAGTCTTCCCGGAAAAAGAAGCAAACAAACTCATCTTTCAAATTGGCACCGCCGACCCCGACCGCGCTGTCCAAGCCgcccgcctcgtcgctgcAGACGTCGCAGGCATCGATGTCAACGCGGGTTGCCCCAAGCCCTTCAGCACCAGCGGCGGCATGGGTGCAGCCCTCCTACGGACGCCAGATAAACTCGTTGCGATCCTTGAGGCCCTGGTCAAAAATATCACACCCGAGTTCGACATCGGCATCAGCGTCAAGATCCGTATCCTCGAGACACCCGCCGACACGGAAGCCCTCGTCAGACGACTCGTCGCCACTGGCATCACCGGCTTGACTGTTCACTGCCGAACTACTCCCATGAGACCCAGGGAGCGTGCTATTCGCGACCAACTGCGCATGGTCGTAAATATATGCCACGAAGCAGGCATCGCGTGCATTATGAACGGTGATGTTGAAAACCGCGACCAGGGAATTAAGCTGGCAGAGGAGTATGGCGCCGATGGAGCCATGAtcgccgttgctgctgaAAAGAACCCCAGCTGTTTTCGGAGCGAGGCAGACGGCGGCCTGTTGGGTTGGGAGCCCGTCGTGGAGCAGTACATCAAGTACGCCATGGAAATCAGCAATCGATTCAGCAATACCAAGTATCTCCTGGCGCAAATGATTCCCGGAAAGGCAAAACCCTACAAGACTGTGCAGCAGTCCAAGTCCTACACAGAAGTTTGCAATGCTTTGGGGCTCGAGCACCTCCTCGAGAAGGCGCAGGATTGCGATGTGCAGAGGGGGCTGGACAAGCCAAAGGAGAAGCTGACAAAAAAGGCCAGGAAAAATGCTAGTGCTTTGGCTGCGGGCGGGCAAATGGTTGAGGCGAGAGCGCAGAGCCACCATCGCAAAACGCTGTCTGAGCGAAATGTCGGTTCCAAGGCTGCACCTGAGCCGGCACCCGTTGCAACTGCGGTTTAA
- the OCT1 gene encoding Mitochondrial intermediate peptidase translates to MLNSSSHRLWICTRCVRRVTWPGTTATSILQQRRWETTAAAEATRSSAPSDHHVSSRHDDAVLRDLFDAPSGGLSFPSFSLKKSQGLFKNRYLTSPDGFFVFAQKNLEKATRLVQRVLSASTTEDYQGVVKDLDRLSDLLCRVLDMSDFVRTTHPDVRFQQAAAGAWSMVYQYMNQLNTMTGLNDQLGKALSCPEVTSAWSDEEKTVAELLKLDFMKSAVNLPKRARDRFVELSSRISDVGSAFVQGMEPEIKEVMLPSHRFYGLYPGLAATLKIRSQISIATTGPESAAALQSVYDEETRKEIYLAQRTASHCTIERLESMLKLRAELAELAGFESHGHMALKDRMMAKSPASVMKFLLALRNHNAPIVQQELLELTEKKRERLAMPEVDLQAWDRDFYMEKVRAEMRSRVRHEDQLTAFFSVGTVMQGLSRLFDRLYGVRFVPREALPGEVWHPDVKRLDVMSDDGEQLAVLYCDLFYRPQKSPNPAHFTVRCSREILADELNEATEDMVSATPIFDTPESAANDGMETSQRDGKLNQLPTIALVCDFPKNNSAREPAFLSYYSVETLFHEMGHAIHSILARTSFQNVSGTRCATDFAELPSTLMEHFAADPTVLSLFARHWKTDRPLSYDLVQERITLSKRFEGIDTEHQIILAMLDQAYHSPQVKSLSFDSTRIFHEIQHTFAHGPKDPPGTSWQGFFGHLHSYGSTYYSYLFDRVLAERVWRVVFKGGDDQAAISRENGERLKQKLLKWGGGRDPWRCLSDTLNDERLAAGDEESMALVGSWGIKDHHQISYRNADSPRSARVAIRNSVS, encoded by the coding sequence ATGCTCAACTCCAGTAGCCATCGTCTCTGGATCTGCACCAGATGCGTCCGTCGCGTGACCTGGCCGgggacgacggcgacgtcgaTACTTCAACAGCGGCGATGGGAGACCACAGCTGCCGCAGAGGCTACACGTTCCTCAGCCCCTTCGGACCACCATGTCAGTTCTCGacatgacgacgccgtccttCGCGATCTTTTCGATGCTCCGTCCGGTGGCCTGTCGTTTCCAAGCTTCAGTCTAAAGAAGAGTCAGGGCCTTTTCAAGAATCGATACCTTACAAGCCCCGACGGATTCTTTGTATTTGCCCAAAAGAACCTCGAGAAAGCTACACGTCTTGTGCAAAGAGTTCTCAGCGCCTCAACAACCGAGGATTACCAGGGGGTAGTCAAAGACCTAGATCGGTTGAGTGACTTGCTTTGTCGAGTCCTCGACATGTCCGACTTTGTACGCACGACACATCCCGATGTTCGCTTTCAACAGGCTGCGGCAGGTGCCTGGTCCATGGTGTACCAATATATGAATCAATTAAATACCATGACGGGTCTGAATGATCAACTTGGTAAGGCGCTTTCGTGCCCTGAAGTTACCTCTGCCTGGTCAGATGAGGAGAAAACCGTTGCCGAACTGCTCAAGCTGGACTTTATGAAGTCGGCCGTCAACTTGCCCAAGAGGGCAAGGGATCGGTTCGTTGAGCTTTCATCTCGCATCAGCGACGTTGGCTCTGCCTTTGTACAAGGCATGGAGCCCGAGATCAAAGAAGTCATGTTGCCATCACATAGATTTTACGGTCTGTATCCTGGTCTGGCCGCCACCCTCAAGATTCGGTCTCAGATATCCATTGCAACGACGGGTCCTGAAtccgctgctgctcttcaGAGTGTGTACGACGAAGAAACGCGCAAGGAGATCTACCTGGCGCAACGCACGGCATCTCACTGCACCATTGAACGCCTGGAGTCGATGCTGAAGCTTCGCGCAGAATTGGCCGAGCTCGCAGGGTTCGAAAGCCATGGGCACATGGCCCTCAAGGACAGAATGATGGCCAAGTCGCCGGCCTCGGTTATGAAATTCCTCCTCGCTTTGCGCAACCACAACGCCCCCATCGTTCAGCAAGAACTTCTTGAACTgacggaaaagaaaagggaacGTCTTGCCATGCCTGAAGTGGACCTGCAGGCTTGGGATAGAGACTTCTACATGGAGAAAGTACGGGCGGAGATGCGCTCTCGCGTCCGTCACGAAGACCAACTAACAGCTTTCTTTTCTGTGGGCACCGTCATGCAAGGTCTGTCACGACTCTTTGATCGGCTCTATGGGGTACGCTTCGTCCCGCGCGAAGCCTTGCCCGGAGAAGTGTGGCATCCAGACGTCAAACGATTAGACGTCATGTCGGACGACGGAGAACAGCTCGCCGTTTTATACTGCGACCTGTTCTATCGTCCCCAAAAGTCTCCCAACCCAGCACACTTCACAGTCAGATGTTCTCGTGAGATCCTCGCCGACGAACTCAACGAAGCAACTGAAGACATGGTCTCGGCGACACCCATCTTTGACACCCCCGAATCCGCTGCCAACGACGGTATGGAAACATCCCAACGTGACGGCAAACTCAACCAACTACCCACCATTGCTCTGGTCTGCGATTTCCCCAAGAACAATTCGGCCCGTGAGCCCGCCTTCCTATCATATTACTCTGTAGAAACACTCTTCCACGAAATGGGCCACGCCATTCACTCCATTCTCGCACGGACATCGTTCCAAAACGTCTCGGGAACCCGGTGCGCCACCGACTTCGCCGAACTGCCATCCACCCTCATGGAACATTTCGCAGCTGATCCCACAGTCCTCTCCCTCTTCGCCCGCCACTGGAAGACGGACCGCCCCCTCTCGTACgaccttgtccaggagcGCATCACCCTCTCTAAACGCTTTGAAGGAATCGACACGGAGCACCAAATCATTCTTGCAATGCTCGACCAAGCCTACCACTCTCCCCAAGTGAAAAGCCTCTCGTTTGACTCAACCCGCATCTTCCACGAAATCCAGCACACATTTGCCCACGGGCCCAAAGACCCCCCCGGAACAAGCTGGCAAGGCTTCTTTGGCCACTTGCACTCGTACGGAAGCACGTACTACAGCTACCTCTTTGACCGGGTTCTTGCAGAGCGTGTGTGGCGGGTTGTTTTCAAAGGCGGCGATGACCAAGCCGCCATAAGTAGGGAGAACGGCGAGCGCCTGAAGCAGAAATTGTTAAAATGGGGCGGGGGTCGAGATCCCTGGAGATGTCTGTCAGACACATTGAATGATGAgaggctggctgctggcgaTGAGGAGTCGATGGCTCTGGTGGGTAGCTGGGGTATAAAGGATCACCATCAAATTTCGTACAGAAATGCAGATTCCCCCCGGAGCGCACGTGTCGCAATCCGTAATTCCGTCTCCTGA
- the mug71 gene encoding Diphthine--ammonia ligase — MSGEKLNVIALISGGKDSFYSLLHCIHHGHRIVALANLFPISADGGGDDSTAVRVIEPGRHDVDSASATTIDGHDAAALPDSERDLNSFMYQTVGHEIIPLYASATGLPLYRQPIVGSALRHERDYDYTSAHGQGSAAAADETESMLPLLRAVLARHPEADALCSGAILSTYQRTRVESVALRLGLTPLSYLWKYPILPSVPGALADEAQLLSDMAAAGVEARIIKVASAGLDERHLWEAVTSETGVRRVKSSLRKFGAAEGASLGEGGEFETIVVDGPDILFKKRIAVPDGGRKVIAEGGGSTWLMLRGAKLEDKAVHGQETPSSVREPALLEASFQSVVDALDLTTPVQHAAGFRSSKLLPKSDVQFRADSDTLHWHVVADASATGPFIQNEAIHVVDKIKSLLSTNGLDSSQITSVLILLRNMADFSIINSEYGKLFTKPNPPSRITISSGDLLPQDRNIVMYITAPVANAKVARNGLHVQSRSYWAPANIGPYSQAIEAAVSVDGEPTRLRSVTVAGQIPLIPASMALPTASKTLLRHQIVLSLQHLWRIGAEMKVQCWSSAVAYFARQHGENVAQESAVLAGQAWKLAHGSPDCNDDDDDNGPDPWDLKYNQRFQVLGATETKTSCPSIPDWSAYTLRQQNEPDSSVPPLFTAEVESLPRGSLVEWHVHNGLKQIEAGSVELIHLPTAGTVGGDGWQSWHLIVKAGENHIVYTTMAYSGASQDGPVVEFRVLERELGAMYRASIHTLQPNVMSLAANPLPYLGYVDLRRTESVWGHNGSDDVEIPFAVVPCHSLWDSAGQRLTAVALYKSILTDACAS; from the coding sequence ATGTCCGGCGAGAAGCTTAACGTGATTGCCCTGATATCAGGTGGGAAAGACAGTTTCTACAGCCTCCTCCACTGCATCCACCATGGTCACCGCATCGTCGCCTTGGCGAATCTCTTTCCCATCAGtgctgacggcggcggcgacgactcTACTGCGGTCCGTGTCATTGAGCCGGGTCGGCATGATGTAGACTCGGCATCGGCAACAACAATAGATGGCCATGACGCTGCCGCGTTGCCTGACTCGGAAAGGGACTTGAACAGTTTCATGTACCAGACCGTTGGACACGAGATAATCCCGCTCTACGCCTCTGCGACAGGTCTCCCGCTCTACCGCCAGCCCATTGTTGGCAGTGCCCTTCGCCATGAACGAGACTACGACTACACGTCGGCCCATGGGCAAGGATCggctgctgccgctgacGAGACCGAGTCCATGCTACCCCTGCTGCGGGCTGTCCTGGCTCGTCATCCAGAAGCCGACGCTCTTTGCTCTGGCGCCATCCTGTCGACATACCAACGCACGAGAGTCGAGTCAGTGGCACTGCGGCTCGGACTTACGCCGCTATCGTATCTGTGGAAGTATCCGATCTTGCCATCCGTGCCGGGGGCTCTAGCCGATGAGGCCCAGCTGTTGAGCGACATGGCCGCTGCTGGGGTGGAGGCCAGGATCATCAAGGTTGCGAGCGCCGGCCTGGATGAGCGTCACCTGTGGGAGGCGGTGACGAGCGAAACTGGCGTGCGGAGGGTAAAGTCTTCCTTGAGGAAGTTTGGCGCCGCTGAGGGTGCCTCGCTTGGCGAGGGCGGTGAGTTTGAGACCATCGTGGTGGACGGGCCAGACATATTGTTCAAGAAACGCATTGCTGTTCCTGATGGTGGCAGGAAGGTGATTGCTGAAGGTGGAGGGTCCACTTGGTTGATGCTTCGCGGAGCAAAGCTTGAAGATAAAGCTGTGCATGGGCAGGAAACGCCGTCTTCGGTTCGTGAGCCCGCGCTGCTCGAGGCGAGCTTCCAGTCGGTTGTGGATGCGTTGGACCTGACTACTCCCGTTCAACACGCCGCTGGCTTCCGCTCCTCGAAGCTCCTTCCTAAGTCTGACGTCCAATTCAGAGCAGACTCGGACACCTTGCATTGGCATGTCGTTGCAGATGCATCGGCAACCGGACCATTTATTCAGAATGAGGCCATCCATGTggttgacaagatcaagtcgCTACTCTCGACAAACGGGCTGGACTCAAGCCAAATTACAAGCGTACTCATTCTCCTTCGTAACATGGCTGATTTCTCAATAATTAACAGCGAGTATGGAAAGTTATTCACAAAGCCGAATCCGCCGTCGAGGATTACGATATCTAGCGGAGACCTTCTGCCGCAGGACAGAAACATTGTCATGTACATCACAGCACCTGTTGCAAACGCCAAGGTCGCAAGAAATGGGCTTCATGTTCAGTCTAGGTCCTATTGGGCACCCGCCAATATTGGACCTTACAGTCAAGCCATTGAGGCTGCTGTCTCCGTGGACGGTGAGCCCACGCGTTTGAGGTCGGTGACTGTTGCTGGACAAATTCCGCTTATACCGGCGTCCATGGCGCTACCTACTGCATCAAAGACCTTACTACGACATCAGATAGTGCTCTCTCTCCAACATTTGTGGAGGATTGGGGCTGAAATGAAGGTTCAGTGCTGGAGTAGCGCCGTGGCCTACTTTGCTCGTCAGCACGGCGAGAATGTCGCACAGGAGAGTGCCGTGCTTGCTGGACAGGCTTGGAAGCTCGCCCATGGCTCGCCAGATTGcaacgacgatgacgacgataATGGGCCTGATCCTTGGGATTTGAAGTATAATCAACGATTCCAGGTGCTGGGGGCCACGGAAACAAAGACGTCTTGTCCATCTATTCCGGACTGGTCTGCGTACACGTTGCGGCAACAGAACGAACCTGACTCAAGTGTTCCACCGCTGTTTACAGCTGAGGTTGAGAGCCTGCCGAGAGGATCCCTTGTTGAATGGCATGTTCACAACGGGCTGAAGCAGATCGAGGCCGGGTCTGTTGAGTTGATACATTTGCCGACTGCTGGCACAGTGGGCGGCGATGGCTGGCAGAGCTGGCATCTGATTGTCAAGGCTGGTGAGAACCACATTGTGTACACCACGATGGCCTACTCTGGCGCCAGTCAGGATGGACCAGTCGTCGAGTTTAGAGTGTTGGAACGCGAGCTTGGCGCAATGTACCGGGCCTCAATACACACGCTACAGCCCAACGTGATGAGTCTGGCTGCAAACCCGTTGCCTTACCTTGGCTACGTTGATTTGCGCAGGACGGAGAGTGTATGGGGGCATAATGGCAGTGATGATGTTGAGATACCTTTTGCCGTAGTGCCCTGTCACTCCCTTTGGGATTCTGCCGGCCAGCGCCTAACTGCGGTGGCATTATACAAGTCAATTCTGACGGATGCATGCGCATCGTAA